One segment of Arcanobacterium haemolyticum DSM 20595 DNA contains the following:
- a CDS encoding MFS transporter: MSAQSKSLGFLAAPPKAAPLPPEKIPGTYRSMRLQVFTGIFLGYAGFYLIRNNVSLVAAILKENDLMNTVGIGIVANAVLFAYGLSKFFMAMLSDRANARYFLPLGLALSAIMNLLIAFVPVLSASVGLFAIVMFINGWFQGMGWPPSGRVLVHWFSTNERGWKTSIWNCAHNVGGAGVGIIAAWALGNFATSGSDWTPAFWAPAIVALIVAAISFVLIHDRPEAVGLPPIEEYRNDPAKVEIVDTEGLSWNDMLFKHVLTNRVIVLLAVTNVFVYTLRYGVLNWIPVYLTQEIHGVNIKEGIIGFAIYEGAGIIGTLLCGWVSDKVFKGWRSGAGLLFLGGVGIAIAIYWLLPNTAPLWIFYVLIGIIGGLIYGPVMLIGLQAIDLSPRNVAGTAAGFTGLFGYLLGATLASSGVGILIHYFGWNVTYGVLLVVVVLSLILMWIVGKDERRLMEEHSARHS, translated from the coding sequence ATGTCCGCGCAATCGAAGTCACTCGGCTTCCTCGCGGCTCCGCCAAAAGCTGCGCCGCTCCCACCAGAAAAGATTCCTGGAACCTATCGTTCCATGCGTCTGCAGGTATTTACCGGAATCTTCCTTGGATACGCAGGCTTCTACTTAATTCGGAACAACGTTTCCTTGGTTGCCGCAATCTTAAAAGAAAACGATCTCATGAACACCGTTGGCATCGGTATCGTTGCTAACGCTGTTCTCTTCGCATACGGCCTGTCCAAGTTCTTCATGGCTATGCTCTCTGACCGTGCAAACGCCCGCTATTTCCTTCCATTGGGGCTGGCGCTTTCGGCAATCATGAACTTGCTCATCGCCTTCGTTCCAGTCTTGTCCGCATCAGTTGGCCTATTCGCCATCGTGATGTTCATTAACGGCTGGTTCCAGGGCATGGGGTGGCCTCCATCAGGCCGCGTACTTGTTCATTGGTTCTCGACGAACGAACGCGGTTGGAAGACCTCGATCTGGAACTGTGCCCACAATGTTGGCGGTGCAGGCGTTGGCATCATCGCTGCCTGGGCACTGGGCAACTTCGCTACCTCTGGTTCTGATTGGACACCAGCATTCTGGGCGCCAGCAATCGTCGCTCTTATCGTGGCAGCCATTTCGTTCGTTCTCATCCACGATCGTCCAGAAGCCGTTGGTCTACCTCCAATCGAAGAATACCGTAACGATCCAGCCAAGGTTGAAATTGTTGATACTGAAGGATTGAGCTGGAACGACATGCTCTTCAAGCACGTCCTGACCAACCGCGTTATCGTACTCCTTGCAGTAACCAACGTGTTCGTCTACACGCTCCGTTACGGCGTGCTCAACTGGATCCCCGTATACCTCACCCAAGAAATTCACGGAGTGAACATCAAGGAAGGGATCATCGGCTTCGCAATTTACGAAGGCGCTGGCATCATCGGTACGCTCCTGTGTGGTTGGGTGTCCGATAAAGTATTTAAGGGATGGCGTTCTGGTGCTGGCCTCCTGTTCTTGGGCGGCGTTGGTATCGCTATCGCGATCTACTGGTTGCTTCCAAATACTGCACCGCTGTGGATCTTCTACGTGCTCATCGGTATTATTGGTGGCTTGATCTACGGTCCAGTGATGCTGATTGGCTTGCAGGCTATCGATCTTTCTCCACGCAACGTTGCAGGTACGGCAGCAGGTTTTACTGGCCTGTTCGGATACCTCCTTGGCGCAACCCTTGCTTCCTCCGGTGTTGGTATCCTCATCCACTACTTCGGATGGAATGTGACGTACGGTGTCCTCCTCGTGGTTGTTGTTCTCTCCCTCATCCTCATGTGGATCGTGGGTAAGGATGAACGCCGCTTGATGGAAGAACATTCTGCACGTCACTCATAG
- a CDS encoding substrate-binding domain-containing protein yields MTSLWLRRHLPRFIVVVVVLVLGIVGIRMSQDFAPQLMVLCSNNEDTCHALVRGYERSHSVRTQVVRMPTSEALAYVRSSKDRSEFDVWVGGPAEAYVLADRDGLLTEHNIETSHIPASMTSPTWIGTYGGVLSFCVGADSPTPHTWNDLAAYPGRLALPLPFTSGTAATMLTIQHERGADLRYLRALHDHATVYTSSGTDPARLVALGRVDAAVTFEAYCPTDASNPRAPHLIIPQDGTGYEVGAGAVLAHGRNAAGRDFLSYVVSQEGQHITASAENQNPVSLVLPDNLSRRLAHYPARIYTENIVANAAIRERLLTQYANEIMYPDGVVGPLWRSLRLSFGGALVATLVGGLLALTYRLHLRGRILILIAACGPILVPSVAISSALTQSPLALDPYDWPIVVATFAICGTPLAFVIFLALTSNITTSLVMSAADAGASPTYVLRRLYVPRLWAPAGVSIAAVTLWFMNDNSAGAAYGGRDHAFINMALSALPLGTKASVAVLVACGGLALAGAVLTWVALTYFPVSHRYVVVRSCAPHRFLARFFARERALLAIVVVVWVVLMVYVVAVMWQEIDTAAVSHGMFVRLGVKLWLGVAVTCVAVVVGVALAIRGWVHPNRVHAVMVFVLLSAPIGIGLLMTMLFRHSVDVSGVPVFPALVGGYSFGSGSIAVIVAYLAVAIPLAYFFAILSVRPVMHVAQVARDLGASRVRTLVVVLAHARGRLVALTSVVFGVTLTQTATLAFVQPAYLAVSARDMVSLAEHGRVGEIYAAALSAGGIAAVLMVIGTLGFFGRSLWLPKERL; encoded by the coding sequence ATGACCTCATTGTGGCTCCGCCGGCACCTTCCACGTTTTATCGTCGTGGTGGTTGTTCTGGTGCTCGGAATTGTCGGGATCAGGATGTCCCAAGATTTTGCGCCGCAACTTATGGTGCTGTGTTCGAACAACGAAGATACGTGCCACGCCTTGGTGAGAGGCTATGAACGAAGCCATTCGGTGCGCACGCAAGTAGTGCGTATGCCTACGTCGGAAGCCCTCGCATATGTGCGCTCCAGCAAGGATCGATCAGAGTTTGACGTGTGGGTAGGTGGCCCTGCCGAAGCCTACGTCTTAGCGGATCGGGATGGCCTCTTAACAGAACACAACATCGAAACGTCCCACATCCCAGCGTCCATGACCTCCCCAACGTGGATTGGCACCTACGGCGGCGTGCTCAGTTTTTGTGTTGGCGCAGATTCGCCCACCCCGCATACGTGGAACGATCTGGCCGCCTATCCTGGCCGCCTGGCTTTGCCGCTCCCGTTCACGTCAGGTACAGCAGCAACGATGCTCACTATCCAGCATGAACGTGGGGCTGATCTGCGCTATCTTCGCGCATTGCACGATCACGCAACCGTCTACACATCATCTGGCACGGATCCTGCCCGGCTTGTAGCACTCGGCAGGGTGGATGCCGCAGTTACGTTCGAAGCCTACTGCCCAACAGACGCGTCAAACCCCCGCGCCCCTCACCTCATCATTCCTCAAGATGGCACAGGCTATGAAGTGGGCGCGGGTGCCGTCCTGGCCCACGGCCGCAACGCCGCCGGCCGCGATTTCTTGAGCTACGTGGTGTCGCAAGAAGGCCAACACATAACGGCTTCTGCCGAAAATCAGAACCCTGTTTCGCTAGTCCTTCCAGATAATCTCTCACGGCGTCTAGCTCATTATCCAGCCCGCATATACACCGAAAACATCGTGGCAAACGCGGCGATCCGCGAGCGCCTTCTCACCCAGTATGCGAATGAGATCATGTATCCGGATGGGGTGGTTGGCCCGTTGTGGAGATCGTTGAGGTTGAGTTTTGGGGGAGCGCTGGTTGCGACTCTTGTGGGTGGCTTGCTGGCTCTTACGTATCGCCTTCATTTGCGTGGCCGAATCTTGATTCTCATTGCGGCGTGCGGCCCGATTTTGGTGCCATCGGTGGCCATTTCGTCCGCGCTCACGCAATCGCCTTTGGCGTTGGACCCATACGATTGGCCTATTGTGGTGGCCACGTTTGCGATATGTGGAACGCCGCTGGCGTTCGTGATTTTCTTGGCGCTTACGAGCAATATCACCACATCGCTGGTGATGAGTGCGGCGGATGCGGGGGCGTCGCCCACTTATGTGTTGCGCCGCTTGTACGTGCCGCGTTTATGGGCGCCGGCGGGCGTGAGTATTGCTGCCGTGACGTTGTGGTTTATGAATGACAATTCGGCGGGTGCTGCGTATGGTGGCCGCGATCATGCGTTTATTAACATGGCATTATCGGCGTTGCCGTTGGGGACGAAGGCGTCTGTTGCGGTGTTGGTTGCGTGTGGCGGACTTGCGTTGGCAGGTGCGGTTTTGACGTGGGTAGCGCTCACATATTTCCCAGTTTCGCACCGGTATGTTGTTGTTCGTTCGTGTGCGCCTCACCGTTTTTTGGCGCGGTTCTTTGCTCGCGAGCGTGCTCTGCTTGCGATTGTGGTAGTGGTGTGGGTTGTGTTGATGGTGTACGTTGTGGCGGTGATGTGGCAGGAGATCGATACGGCTGCGGTGTCACACGGGATGTTTGTTCGGCTTGGTGTGAAGTTGTGGCTTGGCGTGGCTGTCACGTGTGTTGCTGTGGTGGTTGGGGTTGCGCTCGCGATTCGCGGGTGGGTGCATCCGAATCGAGTTCACGCGGTGATGGTTTTCGTGTTGTTGAGTGCGCCAATTGGGATTGGTTTGTTGATGACTATGCTGTTTCGCCATTCGGTTGACGTGAGTGGCGTTCCGGTTTTCCCAGCGTTGGTGGGTGGTTATTCGTTTGGTAGTGGAAGTATTGCGGTGATTGTTGCGTATTTGGCGGTGGCAATTCCGCTGGCGTATTTCTTTGCGATTTTGAGTGTTCGGCCTGTTATGCATGTGGCGCAGGTGGCGCGGGATTTGGGTGCGAGTAGGGTTCGTACGTTGGTTGTGGTGTTGGCCCATGCAAGAGGGCGCCTTGTTGCGTTGACCAGCGTTGTGTTTGGTGTGACGTTAACTCAGACTGCCACGTTGGCTTTCGTTCAGCCTGCGTATCTAGCTGTTTCGGCACGTGACATGGTGAGTTTGGCGGAGCATGGCCGCGTGGGGGAGATTTATGCGGCTGCGTTGTCGGCGGGTGGGATTGCTGCCGTGCTGATGGTTATTGGGACGTTGGGATTTTTTGGCCGCAGTTTGTGGCTTCCGAAGGAGAGATTGTGA
- a CDS encoding sensor histidine kinase produces the protein MEELWVYLGLSGTVVVTIVLTLLFLIVRHLLRENSRLKTELNARNERPAIISHEIRTPLTLINGAAELLAEGLAGPLTEQQRTFVTTITENTTQVINIAENFLIDTRLKESLPIEREEVDVRAVVAETARHMRRITNVPIYVDAAGGLLPIWADPGLIKQLVWNLVNNATRHAGPDATVNVRVSNAEGGGALLIISDDGDGISAEDQEHMFDAFRTGSSRRPGTGIGMMVAQHIVHAHGGSILVDSLSMHGTAIHVVLPAGAKEEQ, from the coding sequence ATGGAAGAACTGTGGGTTTATCTCGGGCTCAGCGGCACCGTCGTCGTCACTATCGTTCTTACGCTTCTTTTCTTGATCGTGCGGCACTTGCTACGCGAAAACTCCCGCTTGAAAACGGAACTGAACGCGCGAAACGAACGCCCCGCGATCATCTCCCACGAAATTCGAACGCCACTAACGCTCATTAACGGCGCCGCGGAACTGCTTGCGGAAGGCCTGGCGGGGCCACTCACGGAACAACAACGCACCTTCGTCACAACGATCACCGAAAACACCACGCAAGTCATCAATATTGCGGAAAATTTCCTCATCGATACGCGACTCAAAGAATCACTCCCGATCGAACGGGAAGAAGTGGACGTACGCGCGGTGGTAGCCGAAACGGCACGGCACATGCGCCGCATAACGAACGTCCCCATCTACGTAGACGCGGCAGGCGGCCTACTGCCAATCTGGGCAGATCCGGGACTCATCAAACAACTCGTGTGGAACCTCGTCAACAACGCAACCCGCCACGCAGGCCCAGACGCCACGGTTAATGTACGCGTCAGTAACGCAGAAGGCGGGGGAGCACTCCTTATTATTTCCGACGACGGCGACGGAATCTCCGCAGAAGACCAAGAGCACATGTTCGACGCCTTCCGCACCGGATCCTCCAGACGCCCCGGAACCGGAATCGGAATGATGGTAGCCCAACACATCGTGCACGCCCACGGCGGATCAATCTTGGTAGACTCGTTATCCATGCACGGAACAGCAATCCACGTTGTTCTACCCGCCGGAGCCAAGGAGGAACAGTGA
- a CDS encoding response regulator transcription factor: protein MKPRALVVDDEAQMVSIVTFALETQDFTCESATTPASAWELLQRNHYDLVVLDVLMPRGSGIDITRRMRAAGIATPVILLTALGQESDRIAGLEAGADDYVTKPFSPRELALRAQAIVRRATPQAEVTDITVGPVRVDLHAGRAWYNDALITESQAEVAILGVLVRNPDAVVATRDLVAAAWGKNVHSGGREMVKTTVYRLRKHLEAAGIDPGIVRSHRGLGYSLDF from the coding sequence GTGAAACCACGAGCGCTCGTTGTGGATGACGAAGCCCAAATGGTCTCCATCGTCACGTTCGCACTAGAAACTCAAGACTTCACGTGCGAAAGTGCCACCACTCCCGCAAGCGCCTGGGAACTTCTCCAACGTAATCACTACGATCTGGTTGTACTCGACGTGTTGATGCCACGAGGCTCCGGAATCGACATCACGCGACGAATGCGGGCAGCTGGGATTGCCACGCCAGTCATACTGCTCACCGCGCTTGGGCAAGAATCTGATCGGATCGCGGGGCTCGAAGCCGGTGCCGACGACTACGTGACCAAACCATTTAGCCCACGCGAACTGGCATTACGTGCGCAGGCGATCGTGCGCCGTGCTACGCCTCAAGCAGAAGTGACCGATATAACTGTGGGGCCTGTGCGCGTAGATCTGCACGCCGGACGCGCCTGGTACAACGATGCGCTGATTACCGAAAGTCAAGCAGAAGTGGCCATCCTTGGGGTACTTGTTCGAAACCCGGATGCTGTTGTGGCAACTCGCGATCTCGTTGCTGCTGCCTGGGGAAAGAACGTCCACTCCGGCGGGCGGGAGATGGTGAAGACTACCGTGTACCGGCTTCGGAAGCATCTGGAGGCGGCCGGAATCGATCCGGGGATTGTGCGGAGTCATCGCGGATTGGGGTATTCGCTGGACTTTTAG